The following are encoded together in the Azospirillum lipoferum 4B genome:
- a CDS encoding cold-shock protein — protein MTNGTVKWFNTTKGYGFIAPEAGSKDVFVHITAVQRSGLHALSEGQRVQFEVARGTNGKDSAVNISVVE, from the coding sequence ATGACAAACGGCACCGTAAAATGGTTCAACACCACCAAGGGATACGGCTTCATCGCGCCGGAGGCCGGTTCGAAGGACGTGTTCGTTCACATCACCGCGGTCCAGCGCTCCGGCTTGCATGCCCTGTCCGAAGGCCAGCGCGTCCAGTTCGAGGTTGCCCGCGGCACCAACGGCAAGGATTCCGCGGTGAACATCAGCGTCGTCGAGTGA
- a CDS encoding sigma-54-dependent transcriptional regulator has product MPPGSIPVLLIEDTPSLARVYAEYLKKESHTVISVETGADALAQLNDGAPKVVLLDLQLPDMNGMEVLKRIDSQALPCAVIVITAHGSVKAAVEAMRYGAYDFLVKPFSADRLVVTVRNAMERLRLAQLVDTFEKDLNRARYHGFIGSSLAMQAVYRILDSAASSRATVFITGESGTGKEVCAEAIHRQSQRAAKPFIAINCGAIPKDLMESEIFGHVKGSFTGAVSDREGAASRADGGTLFLDEICELAPDLQTKLLRFIQTGTFTPVGGSKLEKVDLRIVCATNRDPLREVEEGRFREDLYYRLHVIPIHLPPLREREDDVLEIARHYLAEFAKEEKKGFTRFSPQVEQALRHYHWPGNVRQLQNVVRIVAVLHDGDTVTQEMLPPPLGTPQPVPVHAAATAPAGALPVPRPHVPPSPDSIKPLWEVEKDAIEDAIAACDGNIPRAAALLQISASTIYRKRLAWQAEGKL; this is encoded by the coding sequence ATGCCGCCCGGTTCCATCCCCGTCCTGCTGATCGAAGACACGCCGTCGCTGGCCCGTGTCTATGCGGAATACCTGAAGAAGGAGTCCCACACCGTCATCTCGGTGGAGACGGGGGCCGACGCGCTGGCGCAGCTGAACGACGGCGCGCCCAAGGTGGTGCTTCTGGACCTGCAGCTGCCGGACATGAACGGGATGGAGGTGCTGAAACGCATCGACTCCCAGGCCCTACCCTGCGCGGTCATCGTCATCACCGCCCACGGCTCGGTGAAGGCGGCGGTGGAGGCGATGCGCTACGGCGCCTACGATTTCCTGGTGAAGCCCTTCTCCGCCGACCGGTTGGTGGTGACGGTCCGCAACGCCATGGAGCGGCTGCGGCTGGCCCAGCTGGTCGACACCTTCGAGAAGGACCTGAACCGCGCCCGCTATCACGGCTTCATCGGCTCGTCGCTGGCGATGCAGGCGGTCTACCGCATCCTCGACAGCGCCGCCTCTTCGCGCGCGACCGTCTTCATCACCGGCGAGTCCGGCACCGGCAAGGAGGTCTGCGCCGAGGCGATCCACCGCCAGAGCCAGCGGGCGGCCAAGCCCTTCATCGCCATCAACTGCGGCGCCATCCCGAAGGATCTCATGGAAAGCGAGATCTTCGGCCATGTGAAGGGCAGCTTCACCGGGGCGGTGTCCGACCGGGAGGGCGCGGCGTCGCGCGCCGACGGCGGCACCCTGTTCCTGGACGAGATCTGCGAACTGGCGCCCGACCTGCAGACCAAGCTGCTGCGCTTCATCCAGACCGGCACCTTCACGCCCGTGGGCGGGTCGAAGCTGGAGAAGGTCGATCTGCGCATCGTCTGTGCCACCAACCGCGATCCCCTGCGCGAGGTGGAGGAGGGGAGGTTCCGCGAGGACCTTTATTACCGCCTGCACGTCATCCCCATCCACCTGCCGCCATTGCGCGAGCGCGAGGACGACGTGCTGGAGATCGCCCGCCACTATCTGGCGGAGTTCGCGAAGGAGGAGAAGAAGGGGTTCACCCGCTTCTCGCCCCAGGTGGAACAGGCGCTGCGCCACTACCATTGGCCGGGCAACGTCCGCCAGCTGCAGAATGTCGTGCGAATCGTCGCCGTGCTGCATGACGGCGACACGGTGACGCAGGAGATGCTGCCGCCGCCGCTCGGCACGCCGCAGCCGGTGCCGGTCCATGCCGCCGCCACTGCGCCGGCCGGCGCCCTTCCGGTCCCGCGCCCGCATGTCCCGCCCTCCCCGGACTCGATCAAGCCGCTGTGGGAGGTGGAGAAGGACGCCATCGAGGACGCCATCGCCGCCTGCGACGGCAACATCCCGCGCGCCGCCGCTCTGCTGCAGATCAGCGCGTCCACGATCTACCGCAAACGTCTGGCCTGGCAGGCTGAAGGAAAGCTCTAA
- the coaBC gene encoding bifunctional phosphopantothenoylcysteine decarboxylase/phosphopantothenate--cysteine ligase CoaBC yields the protein MADHAILAGKRVLLVVAGGIAAYKSLDLIRRLRERGATVRAVLTEAGARFVTPLSVQALTEDTVYRDLWSLTDESEMGHIRLSREADLLVVAPATANLLARMAAGMADDLAATVLLATDKPVLVAPAMNVRMWQHAATQANMALLESRGVRRVGPNEGVMACNEYGPGRMAEPMEIVDAIAAIFAEDAHLPLAGRHAVVTSGPTHEPIDPVRYIANRSSGKQGHAIAAALAKLGAAVTLVSGPTRLPDPPGCSVVHIETAREMLAACEAALPADIAVCAAAVADWRVDGPSDRKLKKDGGGPPALALTENPDILATLSRPGERRPALVVGFAAETGDVLAYATAKRARKCCDWIVANDVSPGTGTFGGSDNTVHLIRADGVESWPTMPKDAVAARLAEVVAGYFAGK from the coding sequence ATGGCCGATCACGCCATTCTGGCCGGCAAGCGCGTGCTGCTGGTCGTCGCCGGCGGCATCGCCGCCTACAAGAGCCTGGACCTGATCCGCCGCCTGCGCGAACGCGGCGCGACGGTGCGCGCGGTGCTGACGGAGGCCGGCGCCCGCTTCGTCACGCCCCTGTCGGTGCAGGCACTGACCGAGGACACCGTCTACCGGGACCTGTGGTCGCTGACCGACGAATCGGAGATGGGCCACATCCGCCTGTCGCGCGAGGCCGACCTGCTGGTGGTGGCGCCGGCCACCGCCAACCTGCTGGCGCGCATGGCGGCCGGCATGGCCGACGATCTGGCCGCCACCGTCCTGCTGGCCACCGACAAGCCGGTGCTGGTCGCTCCCGCCATGAATGTACGGATGTGGCAGCATGCCGCAACCCAGGCAAACATGGCGCTGCTGGAAAGCCGCGGCGTCAGGCGCGTCGGCCCGAACGAGGGCGTGATGGCCTGCAACGAATACGGCCCCGGCCGCATGGCAGAGCCGATGGAGATCGTCGACGCCATCGCCGCGATTTTCGCGGAGGACGCCCATCTTCCCCTGGCCGGCCGCCATGCGGTGGTGACCAGCGGCCCGACGCATGAGCCGATCGACCCGGTGCGCTACATCGCCAACCGCTCGTCCGGCAAGCAGGGGCATGCCATCGCCGCCGCCCTGGCGAAGCTGGGAGCGGCGGTGACGCTGGTCAGCGGCCCGACCCGCCTGCCCGACCCGCCCGGCTGCAGCGTGGTCCATATCGAGACGGCGCGCGAGATGCTGGCGGCCTGCGAGGCGGCGCTGCCCGCCGATATCGCGGTCTGCGCCGCCGCGGTCGCCGACTGGCGCGTCGACGGCCCGTCCGACCGCAAGCTGAAGAAGGACGGCGGCGGCCCGCCGGCGCTGGCTCTGACCGAAAACCCCGACATCCTCGCCACCCTGTCGCGGCCCGGCGAGCGCCGCCCGGCGCTGGTGGTCGGTTTCGCGGCGGAGACCGGCGACGTGCTGGCCTACGCCACCGCCAAGCGCGCCCGCAAGTGCTGCGACTGGATCGTCGCCAACGACGTCTCTCCCGGCACCGGCACCTTCGGCGGCAGCGACAACACCGTCCACCTGATCCGCGCCGACGGGGTCGAGTCCTGGCCCACCATGCCCAAGGACGCCGTCGCCGCCCGGCTCGCCGAAGTGGTGGCGGGGTATTTCGCAGGGAAGTAG
- the dut gene encoding dUTP diphosphatase — protein MSPTVAFLRLPGNDDLPLPSYATDGAAGFDLRAAVPADEPAVLEPGKRMLVQTGFAVGLPTGWEMQIRPRSGLAVKNGVTVLNTPGTVDCDYRGPVGVCLINLGEEPFTIARGDRIAQAVIAPAPRATLIEVGSLDDTARGTGGFGSTGVA, from the coding sequence ATGTCCCCCACCGTCGCCTTCCTCCGCCTGCCCGGCAACGACGACCTGCCGCTGCCCTCCTATGCCACCGATGGAGCGGCGGGGTTCGACCTGCGCGCCGCGGTGCCGGCGGATGAGCCCGCCGTTCTGGAGCCCGGCAAGCGGATGCTGGTGCAGACCGGCTTCGCCGTCGGGTTGCCGACAGGGTGGGAGATGCAGATCCGGCCGCGCTCGGGCTTGGCGGTGAAGAACGGCGTCACGGTGCTGAACACGCCGGGCACCGTCGATTGCGACTATCGCGGACCGGTCGGCGTCTGCCTGATCAATCTGGGGGAAGAGCCCTTCACCATCGCCCGCGGCGACCGCATCGCCCAGGCGGTGATCGCCCCGGCCCCGAGGGCCACGCTGATCGAAGTCGGGTCGCTGGACGACACCGCACGCGGAACGGGCGGATTCGGGTCCACCGGCGTCGCCTGA
- a CDS encoding hybrid sensor histidine kinase/response regulator — protein sequence MAFRILAGLTVIGGLAAATSVVAVSLFSRFHQGYEQIATAKVPGLVAAAQLVQQSGAVAAIAPALVAAQDQTAREAVMARMGDQIVRLEQLMARLIAHGGQGSGGQGSSNQGSDGQENGGQADLGELDRRKNELVGTLLTLNAQVRQQLALTAETNARAQSLAALTGRLGAAESREEEAPWPMETRSGLPDAEAAERSRDALERWRRDLTAAATTLLAALRADRDSQLDGFQAETRMALNNAAAALAMLPPDRAARLRPLQREVEEEAFGRSPLFTLRAAELSLQRAVKRSAARNQAVSDQLVGIVSDYFLAVEQDVARRSSEFERVIRDGERAVIAMALLSILGAAAIFAYIHRNVVARLRRLRSAMQAVETAEPAAMPDLDLPSATPSGSRDEIGEMARALAYFVTTIRARESALADGERRLRTILEQSPVGVSIGRTDGTVAFANARAAELAGRPLDAFVGSRHALALPGASISRGGAGQGQEGKAEAGGVVVRDAEVAVDRPDGSRVWALQTLQRTSFEGEPAVLAWSYDITARKQAEEALRAAKEQAEIAARSKAEFLATMSHEIRTPMNGVLGMLELMALTPLDEEQRTLVSTMRDSGAALLRIIDDILDLSKIEAGKLELEDLDLRPAELVEGVADLLAPQAHQKGLALICDIHRSVPARLRGDSGRLRQILFNLTGNAIKFTDRGRVVLRVHAAEPASLDHVRLHVAVEDTGIGIGPEGQARLFQPFSQADSSTTRRFGGTGLGLAICTRLIERMGGRIGVESVPGRGSTFWFTVDLARGEEPALPAPAPLAGLAVLVADEDEVQRDVLARYLEQGGATVTAAATVAEAASRLGRGGWGLLVTSTAMAGRLEPLAGACGPGLPRLLLGDGRGNGPAVASPHGGAGGLVQPVHRTALIRAAALLTGRAAPDADRAGAAGGTLGASMERSGLPLAVPVGAGEGQQGGPPAYGPVLVAEDHPTNQQVVLRQLRRLGCTVELAADGEQALSAWRIGRHRLVITDCHMPVMDGYELARRIRAEEGGIGHPTAIVAMTANALSGEMERCLAAGMDDYLAKPVTLAQLSQVLARRLGAPPRPPETKEPPGPQPVRPPDESALPVLDLDHLRETFGGSREDGIDGGTLDMMDFFIETTRPTLEKLRQALDAGEMEEARAAAHSAAGAARTAGARVLAAACTALERAIVDARLEEVERHAQAMAAAFPEVEKAIHALRHTKETVSQPEESMA from the coding sequence GTGGCGTTCCGCATCCTGGCGGGATTGACGGTCATCGGCGGGCTGGCCGCGGCGACCAGCGTCGTCGCCGTCTCGCTGTTTTCCCGCTTCCACCAGGGGTACGAGCAGATCGCCACGGCCAAGGTGCCGGGGCTGGTCGCCGCCGCGCAGCTGGTACAGCAGAGCGGCGCAGTGGCCGCCATCGCTCCCGCCCTGGTCGCCGCCCAGGACCAGACCGCGCGCGAAGCGGTGATGGCGCGGATGGGCGATCAGATCGTCCGGCTGGAACAGCTGATGGCCCGGCTGATCGCACATGGCGGCCAGGGCAGCGGCGGCCAGGGCAGCAGCAACCAGGGAAGCGATGGCCAGGAAAATGGCGGTCAGGCCGATCTGGGCGAACTTGACCGCCGCAAGAACGAGCTGGTCGGCACGCTGCTGACCCTGAACGCCCAGGTCCGTCAGCAGTTGGCCCTGACCGCCGAGACCAACGCCCGCGCCCAGTCCCTGGCCGCCCTGACCGGCCGGCTCGGTGCCGCCGAGTCGCGGGAGGAGGAGGCGCCCTGGCCGATGGAGACGCGCTCCGGCCTTCCGGATGCCGAGGCGGCGGAGCGCAGCCGCGATGCGCTGGAGCGCTGGCGCCGGGACCTGACCGCGGCGGCCACCACGCTGCTGGCCGCCTTGCGCGCCGACCGCGACAGTCAGCTGGACGGGTTCCAGGCCGAGACCCGCATGGCGCTGAACAATGCCGCCGCGGCGCTGGCCATGCTGCCGCCGGACCGCGCCGCCCGGCTGCGGCCGCTGCAGCGCGAGGTGGAGGAGGAGGCCTTCGGACGATCCCCCCTGTTCACCCTGCGCGCGGCGGAGCTGTCGCTGCAGCGGGCGGTCAAGCGGTCGGCGGCCCGCAACCAGGCGGTGTCGGACCAGCTGGTCGGCATCGTGTCCGACTATTTCCTGGCGGTGGAGCAGGACGTCGCCCGCCGCTCGTCCGAGTTCGAGCGGGTGATCCGCGACGGCGAGCGGGCGGTGATCGCCATGGCGCTGCTGTCGATCCTGGGCGCCGCCGCGATCTTCGCCTACATCCACCGCAACGTGGTGGCGCGGCTGCGCCGGCTGCGCAGCGCCATGCAGGCGGTCGAGACGGCCGAGCCGGCGGCGATGCCCGACCTCGACCTGCCCTCCGCCACCCCGTCCGGCAGCCGGGACGAGATCGGCGAGATGGCCCGCGCGCTGGCCTATTTCGTCACCACCATCCGCGCCCGCGAGAGCGCGCTGGCCGACGGCGAGCGGCGGCTGCGCACCATCCTGGAACAGAGCCCGGTCGGCGTCTCCATCGGCCGTACCGACGGCACCGTCGCCTTCGCCAACGCCCGCGCCGCCGAGCTGGCCGGCCGGCCGCTGGACGCGTTCGTCGGCAGCCGCCACGCGCTGGCCCTGCCGGGCGCCAGCATCAGCCGGGGCGGAGCGGGGCAGGGGCAGGAGGGAAAGGCGGAAGCCGGCGGCGTGGTGGTGCGCGATGCGGAGGTCGCGGTCGACCGGCCCGACGGCAGCCGGGTCTGGGCCCTGCAGACGCTCCAGCGCACCAGCTTCGAGGGCGAGCCGGCGGTTCTCGCCTGGAGCTACGACATCACCGCGCGCAAGCAGGCGGAGGAGGCGCTGCGCGCCGCCAAGGAACAGGCGGAGATCGCAGCCCGGTCGAAGGCGGAATTCCTGGCCACCATGAGCCACGAGATCCGCACGCCCATGAACGGCGTGCTCGGCATGCTGGAGCTGATGGCGCTGACCCCGCTGGACGAGGAGCAGCGCACCCTGGTCTCCACCATGCGGGACAGCGGGGCGGCGCTGCTGCGGATCATCGACGACATCCTCGACCTGTCGAAGATCGAGGCCGGGAAGCTGGAGCTGGAGGATCTCGACCTGCGCCCGGCGGAACTGGTGGAGGGGGTGGCCGACCTGCTGGCGCCTCAGGCCCACCAGAAGGGGCTGGCGCTGATCTGCGACATCCATCGGTCGGTGCCGGCGCGGTTGCGCGGCGATTCCGGCCGGCTGCGCCAGATCCTGTTCAACCTGACCGGCAACGCCATCAAGTTCACCGACCGCGGCCGGGTGGTGCTGCGCGTCCATGCCGCCGAACCGGCAAGCCTGGATCATGTGCGCCTGCATGTGGCGGTGGAGGACACCGGCATCGGCATCGGGCCGGAGGGGCAGGCGCGGCTGTTCCAGCCCTTCAGCCAGGCCGACAGTTCCACCACCCGGCGCTTCGGCGGCACCGGGCTGGGGCTGGCGATCTGCACCCGGCTGATCGAGCGGATGGGCGGACGGATCGGCGTCGAGTCAGTGCCCGGCCGGGGCTCGACCTTCTGGTTCACGGTGGACCTGGCGCGGGGGGAGGAGCCCGCCTTGCCCGCCCCGGCGCCGCTGGCCGGACTGGCCGTGCTGGTCGCCGACGAGGACGAGGTGCAGCGCGACGTGCTGGCCCGCTACCTGGAGCAGGGCGGGGCAACGGTGACCGCCGCCGCCACGGTGGCCGAAGCGGCGTCCCGCCTGGGGCGCGGGGGCTGGGGGTTGCTGGTCACCAGCACGGCGATGGCGGGACGGCTGGAACCGCTGGCGGGCGCCTGCGGACCCGGACTGCCGCGGCTGCTGCTGGGTGACGGGCGGGGGAACGGCCCCGCGGTCGCTTCGCCCCACGGCGGAGCGGGCGGGCTGGTGCAGCCGGTCCACCGCACCGCCCTGATCCGCGCCGCCGCCCTCCTGACCGGCCGTGCCGCACCCGATGCCGACCGGGCCGGTGCCGCGGGTGGCACTTTGGGGGCTTCCATGGAGCGGTCCGGCCTGCCGCTCGCCGTTCCAGTCGGCGCGGGAGAGGGACAGCAGGGCGGCCCGCCGGCCTACGGTCCGGTCCTGGTTGCGGAAGACCATCCGACCAACCAGCAGGTCGTGCTGCGCCAGCTGCGCCGTCTGGGCTGCACGGTGGAACTGGCGGCCGATGGGGAGCAGGCGCTGTCGGCCTGGCGCATCGGACGCCACCGGCTGGTCATCACCGACTGCCACATGCCGGTGATGGACGGCTACGAGCTTGCCCGCCGCATCCGGGCGGAAGAGGGCGGGATCGGCCATCCCACCGCCATCGTCGCCATGACCGCCAATGCGCTGTCCGGCGAGATGGAGCGCTGTCTGGCCGCCGGCATGGACGATTACCTCGCCAAGCCGGTGACGCTGGCCCAGCTGTCGCAGGTGCTGGCCCGGCGGCTCGGCGCGCCTCCCCGCCCGCCGGAGACGAAGGAACCGCCGGGACCGCAACCCGTCCGCCCGCCGGACGAATCGGCCCTGCCGGTGCTCGACCTCGACCACCTGCGCGAGACCTTCGGCGGAAGCCGGGAGGACGGCATCGATGGCGGCACGCTGGACATGATGGACTTCTTCATCGAAACGACGCGGCCGACCCTGGAAAAGTTGCGGCAGGCGCTCGACGCCGGGGAGATGGAGGAGGCGCGGGCGGCAGCCCATTCGGCCGCCGGAGCGGCACGAACCGCAGGCGCGCGGGTGCTGGCAGCCGCCTGCACCGCGCTGGAGCGCGCGATCGTAGACGCGCGACTGGAGGAGGTGGAACGCCATGCGCAGGCGATGGCCGCGGCCTTCCCGGAGGTCGAAAAGGCGATTCACGCGCTGCGCCACACGAAAGAGACGGTATCGCAGCCGGAAGAGAGCATGGCCTGA
- a CDS encoding PAS domain-containing protein, with protein sequence MVGFAGFFWNKETRRQADHAAADRDRWQAMLAASPYPWCAWTESGGGALSDEAAALLGISKADALPDAVSSPDFAAALARLRRDGEPFRCEGLVPDGRRLMLTGRRGCVGDSCCDVVWIEDVTVARDAVQDANRRHETESGVARSRLAELQAMADALPIPVWMRDRSLRLSWCNRAYARAVDSDPDSVVTEGRELTATGPALAERARSGGFAQSDRAPVVIGTERRLLEVTEAPLPLTDGGGTLVVGYALDLTPLEELRGELDRHLTAHAEVLERLGTAIAIFGPDTRLTFFN encoded by the coding sequence GTGGTCGGTTTCGCTGGCTTCTTTTGGAACAAGGAAACCCGGCGCCAGGCCGACCATGCAGCCGCAGACCGCGACCGCTGGCAGGCGATGCTCGCCGCCTCTCCCTATCCCTGGTGCGCCTGGACCGAATCGGGTGGCGGCGCCCTGTCGGACGAGGCGGCGGCCCTGCTGGGCATCTCCAAGGCCGACGCGCTGCCGGACGCGGTGTCGTCGCCCGATTTCGCCGCCGCCCTTGCCCGCCTGCGCCGCGACGGCGAGCCTTTCCGCTGCGAAGGACTGGTGCCGGATGGCCGGCGACTGATGCTGACCGGCCGGCGGGGCTGTGTCGGCGACAGCTGCTGCGACGTGGTGTGGATCGAGGACGTCACCGTCGCCCGCGACGCCGTTCAGGACGCGAACCGCCGTCACGAGACGGAAAGCGGGGTCGCCCGCTCCCGCCTTGCCGAGCTGCAGGCGATGGCCGATGCCCTGCCGATCCCGGTGTGGATGCGCGACCGCTCGTTACGGCTGTCCTGGTGCAACCGCGCCTATGCCCGCGCCGTCGACAGCGATCCGGACAGCGTGGTGACGGAGGGGCGGGAACTGACCGCCACCGGCCCGGCGCTGGCCGAACGGGCGCGCAGCGGCGGCTTCGCCCAGTCCGACCGCGCCCCCGTGGTGATCGGCACCGAGCGCCGCCTGCTGGAGGTGACGGAGGCGCCGCTGCCGCTGACCGACGGCGGCGGCACGCTGGTGGTCGGCTATGCCCTGGACCTGACCCCGCTGGAGGAGCTGCGCGGCGAACTGGACCGCCACCTGACGGCGCATGCGGAGGTGCTGGAGCGGCTGGGCACCGCCATCGCCATCTTCGGCCCCGACACCCGCCTGACCTTCTTCAACTAG
- a CDS encoding sensor histidine kinase, which produces MDEAWLRTEPTNAELLEELRARRRLPEYADYQTFKRERLTRYTHLVEPVEEMLHLPDGTTLRHLAAPHPQGGLITILEDVTNTLALESSYNTLMAVQQETLDNLAEGIAVFGGDGRLKLSNPAFARIWDLADGDLHGEPHIADVFERMRPLLEMAPPDRQGEAAASGWEALKEELIGATLERSVRSGRVERSDGSVVEFSTLPLPDGAVLNSYLDVTDGARLETALRASNAALEAADQLKSEFIANVSHHLRTPLNGIIGFAEVLANQYFGELNARQMEYVRSMLTAGERLLELIDDVVDLTSLGAGVTTLERETVSLPDLLDSVASLTREWARREGLRMEVVAPEALGEIEGDGKRLKQALFTLVVGAIRNPPPDRRIRLAGERLNGSITLSVSGAAPPDADPQGAAALGVSLARNVMELHGGRLELDESGGTGVFRSAHVRCIMPVRAPVNGVKAG; this is translated from the coding sequence TTGGACGAGGCATGGCTGCGCACCGAGCCCACCAACGCCGAACTGCTGGAGGAGCTGCGCGCCCGCCGCCGCCTGCCGGAATATGCCGACTACCAGACCTTCAAGCGCGAACGCCTGACCCGCTACACCCATCTGGTGGAGCCGGTGGAGGAGATGCTGCACCTGCCGGACGGCACCACGCTGCGCCATCTGGCCGCCCCCCATCCGCAGGGCGGGCTGATCACCATCCTGGAGGACGTGACCAACACGCTGGCGCTGGAATCCTCCTACAACACGCTGATGGCCGTGCAGCAGGAGACGCTGGACAATCTGGCGGAGGGCATCGCGGTGTTCGGCGGCGACGGCCGGCTGAAGCTGTCCAACCCGGCCTTCGCCCGCATCTGGGATCTGGCGGACGGCGACCTGCACGGCGAACCGCACATCGCCGATGTCTTCGAGCGCATGCGCCCGCTGCTGGAGATGGCGCCGCCGGACCGGCAGGGGGAGGCCGCCGCCTCCGGCTGGGAAGCCCTGAAGGAGGAGTTGATCGGCGCCACGCTGGAACGCAGCGTCCGCTCCGGCAGGGTGGAGCGCAGCGACGGGTCGGTGGTGGAGTTCTCCACCCTGCCGCTGCCCGACGGGGCGGTGCTGAACAGCTATCTGGACGTGACCGACGGCGCCCGGCTGGAGACGGCGCTGCGCGCCTCCAACGCGGCGCTGGAGGCCGCCGACCAATTGAAGAGCGAGTTCATCGCCAACGTCTCCCACCATCTGCGCACGCCGCTGAACGGCATCATCGGCTTCGCCGAGGTTCTGGCGAACCAGTATTTCGGCGAGCTCAACGCCCGGCAGATGGAGTATGTGCGCAGCATGCTGACCGCCGGGGAGCGGTTGCTGGAACTGATCGACGACGTGGTCGACCTGACCAGCCTGGGAGCCGGCGTGACAACGCTGGAACGCGAGACGGTCAGCCTGCCCGACCTGCTCGACTCGGTGGCCAGCCTCACCCGCGAATGGGCCCGGCGCGAGGGGCTGCGCATGGAGGTCGTGGCGCCGGAGGCGCTTGGCGAGATCGAGGGCGACGGCAAGCGGCTGAAGCAGGCGCTGTTCACCCTCGTGGTCGGCGCCATCCGCAACCCGCCGCCCGACCGCCGCATCCGGCTGGCCGGCGAACGGCTGAACGGCAGCATCACCCTGTCGGTCAGCGGCGCCGCTCCGCCGGACGCCGATCCGCAGGGCGCGGCAGCCCTCGGCGTCTCGCTGGCGCGCAACGTGATGGAGCTGCATGGCGGCCGGCTGGAGCTGGACGAATCCGGTGGCACCGGCGTCTTCCGCAGCGCCCATGTCCGCTGCATCATGCCGGTCCGCGCGCCGGTCAACGGCGTGAAGGCCGGCTGA
- a CDS encoding polyhydroxyalkanoic acid system family protein: MPKPLTLSIPHSLGRAEAKRRLVDGMGEARARLSTVAASVDDSWTDDRLNFRVVALAQTIAGHIDVLDDSVEMEVQLPWALALLADKIKNKVSRQGTLMLEKK, translated from the coding sequence ATGCCCAAGCCCCTGACCCTGTCCATCCCCCACTCGCTCGGCCGGGCGGAGGCCAAGCGCCGGCTGGTCGACGGCATGGGCGAGGCGCGGGCCCGTCTCAGCACCGTGGCGGCCAGCGTCGACGACAGCTGGACCGACGACCGCCTGAACTTCCGCGTCGTGGCGCTGGCCCAGACCATCGCCGGCCACATCGACGTGCTGGACGACAGCGTCGAGATGGAGGTTCAGCTCCCCTGGGCGCTGGCCCTGCTGGCCGACAAGATCAAGAACAAGGTGTCCCGCCAGGGCACGCTGATGCTGGAGAAGAAGTAA
- a CDS encoding site-specific tyrosine recombinase XerD — protein MTASKSSAKRRGRPCKPRPLATSPHLDAFLDMLTAERGAAVNTRLAYERDLADLGRWLAQRSVALEGAGTEDLRAYLAVQSRDGAPRTVARRLSAMRQFYRFLLSEGRRVDDPASPLDSPKQGRPLPKILTEAEVGAMLSTAEARGGPEGLRLVALLEVLYATGLRVSELVGLPMTAIMRDGRGLLVRGKGGKERMVPLSDPALAALAAYIPLRGHFIPPVAGGDAGHSPFLFPSRSSGEGHLTRQRFAQLLKQLAIDSGIDPEKVSPHVLRHAFATHLLDHGADLRSVQKMLGHADIATTQIYTHVVTERLKKVMHDHHPLARRRVEEPSEG, from the coding sequence ATGACCGCTTCCAAAAGTTCCGCCAAGCGGCGGGGCCGGCCGTGCAAGCCGCGCCCGCTCGCCACCTCCCCGCATCTGGACGCCTTCCTCGACATGCTGACGGCGGAGCGCGGGGCGGCGGTGAACACGCGGCTGGCCTATGAGCGCGACCTCGCCGATCTCGGCCGCTGGCTCGCCCAGCGCAGCGTGGCGCTGGAGGGGGCCGGCACCGAGGATCTGCGCGCCTATCTGGCGGTGCAGAGCAGGGACGGCGCCCCGCGCACGGTGGCACGGCGGCTGTCGGCGATGCGGCAGTTCTACCGCTTCCTGCTGTCGGAAGGCCGGCGGGTCGACGATCCCGCCTCGCCGCTCGACAGCCCCAAGCAGGGCCGTCCGCTGCCTAAGATCCTGACGGAGGCGGAGGTCGGAGCCATGCTGTCCACCGCCGAGGCGCGCGGCGGGCCGGAGGGGCTGCGGCTGGTGGCTTTGCTGGAGGTGCTCTACGCCACCGGCCTGCGCGTGTCGGAACTGGTCGGCCTGCCGATGACCGCCATCATGCGCGACGGCCGCGGCCTGCTGGTGCGCGGCAAGGGCGGCAAGGAGCGGATGGTGCCGCTGTCCGACCCGGCGCTGGCGGCGCTGGCCGCCTATATCCCGCTGCGCGGCCACTTCATTCCGCCCGTTGCCGGAGGGGATGCCGGGCACAGCCCCTTCCTGTTCCCGTCACGCAGCTCCGGCGAAGGGCACCTGACACGCCAGCGCTTCGCCCAGTTGCTGAAACAGCTAGCCATCGATTCCGGAATCGACCCCGAGAAGGTCAGCCCGCACGTCCTGCGCCACGCCTTCGCCACCCATCTGCTCGACCATGGCGCCGATTTGCGCTCGGTCCAGAAGATGCTGGGCCATGCCGACATCGCGACGACGCAGATCTACACCCATGTGGTGACGGAACGGCTGAAGAAGGTCATGCACGACCACCACCCGCTCGCCCGCCGCAGGGTGGAAGAGCCGTCGGAGGGGTGA